The Pseudomonas graminis region CGCCATCGCTGACGAAACCGATGCTGCCATCGAGTTCTTCATTCACGGTGCGTTGTGTGTGGCCTTCTCCGGTCAGTGCAACATTTCCCACGCGCACACCGGGCGCAGTGCCAACCGTGGCGACTGTTCCCAGGCCTGCCGTCTGCCCTACACGCTGAAAGACGATCAGGGCCGCGTCGTTGCCTACGAAAAACACCTGCTGTCGATGAAAGACAACAACCAGAGCGCCAACCTGCGCGCACTGGTAGACGCCGGCGTGCGCTCGTTCAAGATCGAAGGCCGCTACAAGGACATGGGCTACGTGAAGAACATTACGGCCTATTACCGCCAGCGTCTGGACGACATTCTGGAAGACCGCCCGGACCTGGCCCGCGCCTCCAGCGGCCGCACCGCGCACTTCTTCCTGCCCGACCCGGACAAGACCTTCCACCGGGGCAGCACCGACTACTTCGTCACCGACCGCAAGATCGACATCGGTGCCTTCGATTCGCCGACCTTTACCGGCCTGTTGGTCGGCGTGGTCGAGAAAGTCGGCAAGCGTGATTTTCAGGTGGTGACCCACGAGCCGCTGTCCAACGGCGACGGCCTCAATGTGCTGGTCAAGCGCGAAGTGGTGGGTTTCCGCGCCAACATCGCCGAGCCCAAGGGCGAGTTCGAGGAAGACGGCGAGAAGCGCTACCGCTACCGCGTCGAACCCAACGAGATGCCCAAAGGCCTGCAACTGCGGCCCAACCATTCCCTCAGCCGCAATCTCGATCACAACTGGCAGCAGGCCTTGCAGAAGACTTCGGCCGAACGCCGCATCGGTTTGTCATGGGTCGCGCGCCTGCGAGAAGAGCGTCTGGAGCTGGTCGCCACCAGCGAAGAAGGCATCAGCGCCCGCGTCGAGCTGAACGGTCCGTTTGGCGTTGCCAATAAACCGGAGCAGGCGCTGGAGCAACTTCACGACCTGCTCGGCCAGCTCGGCACCACTGAGTACCACGCGACCGCCATCGAGCTGGACGCGCCGCAGGCTTTCTTCATTCCGAACTCGCAGCTCAAGGCCTTGCGCCGTGAGGTTATCGAGAAACTGACCGCCGCTCGCATCCAGGCGCATCCGCGCGGAGCCCGCAAGCCGGAGACCTCGCCGCCGCCGGTTTACCCCGAGGCGCACCTGTCGTTCCTGGCCAACGTCTACAACGAGAAGGCGCGGCATTTCTATCATCGTCATGGCGTGCAGCTGATCGACGCCGCGTACGAGGCCCACGAAGAAAAGGGCGAAGTGCCGGTGATGATCACCAAACACTGCCTGCGCTTCTCCTTCAACCTGTGCCCCAAGCAGGCCAAGGGCGTGACAGGCGTGCGCACCAAGGTGGCGCCGATGCAGCTGGTGCATGGCGATGAAGTGCTGACGCTGAAGTTCGATTGCAAGCCGTGCGAGATGCACGTGATCGGCAAGATCAAAGGCCACATCCTCGGACTGCCGCACCCAGGCAGCGGCGTCCAGGTGGTGGGCCATATCAGCCCGGCGGACCTGCTGAAGACCATTCCCCGCACGCCGCACTGATTCTGGATCGACCTGCTTGTCGCGCTGCGCCCCTTCGGGCTGCGGCGCGATGGATCAGCGCCGCGCGACTTCGTGCTTGATGCAGCCTTCGTAATACACCTGTTTGACGCTTTCCGGCCGCAGCCGCGACGGGCTGTCGTAGGTTTGCTCGGTGATACCCAGCGCGCTCATGCGCATCCATTGCTGCGCAAAGTGCTGGGCCTGCATTTTCTTGCGAGCGCCGTACAGCGTCAGGCCGGACAGTTTGTACCGCTGAGCGGTGGCTGCCATTCCGGCGCCCCAGGTGCAGACATCGCGTTCGTTCTTGCTGGGGCTCCGGGCCAGCGCTTGGGAAGTCACCGTGGCGAGGAGGCAGAAGGTTAATGCGATCCTGATAAACGACATGCGATTCCCTGCCTAACTGACTGATAAGGCGCGGATTCTGAACGTATAGGTCAGAACGAGGGGCCAGCATTTTGCCTGCTTTCCCGATCAGCCGACCAATGACATCTGCGCCGCCGTGGTCTGAGGCCCTCGCGTCACATTTGAGTAACGAAAGCCTGCGCCGCCTGCTACCGTGTAGGGGCTACGTCTGAACCTTATCGACCGATCCCCGGTCGATAGATGCACCTCTGGTTCTGTCGACCGCTGCCGTACCCGACCGAACCCGCTTATTTTCAGAAGGACCGTTCATGATTCCTATCCAACGCATCGCCTGGCTCAAGGCTTGGGGCGCCCATGGTTTTACCGCCACGGGGGTGGTGCTCGCCTTTCTTGCGACCATTGCCCTGTTCGATAACCAACCCAAGGCGTGCCTGCTGTGGCTGGGGTTTGCCCTGATCGTCGACGGCGTGGATGGCTCACTGGCGCGCAAGCTCAACGTGCAGTCGGTGCTGCCGCATTTTGACGGCTCCGTGCTAGACCTGGTGATCGATTACCTCACCTACGTATTCATCCCCGCCCTGTTCATTTACCGCTACATCCCGCTGCCGGAATATACCCTGCTGCTGACCACCTCGATCATCCTGGTGTCGTCGCTGTTCTGTTTCTGCAACGTAGAGATGAAGAGCAAGGACAACTACTTTCAGGGCTTCCCCGCCGCCTGGAACGTCGTCGCCTTGTGTGTCTACATCCTTTCCCCGGCGCCGTGGCTGACGTTTATCACCGTGATCTGTCTGGCGCTGCTGACCGTCACACGCATGAAGTTCCTGCACCCCTTCCGGGTTCGCCGGTTCATGGCCCTTAATATCGCGGTCACCGCCGTGTGGTTCTTCTGCAGCTTCCTGTTGGTCATGAACCACCCGTACAACGCGTCGGTAACCTTGTTCGTCTGGCTGGCGATGTCGGCGTACTTCCTGGGGATCTGCATCTGGCGGACTTCGATGGAGTGGATCGACAAAGCTCGCGTCTGATTTCGCCCAAGCCATCTTCCCCCAAGCCATAAAAAAGCAGCCATCGTCGTATGGCTGTTTTTTTTGCGCGGTATTTAGACCAAGTGTTTTTAATTCACCGCGCTGCGAGGTTCACGACGTGTAGCTCAGCGGCAGCTGGGTCGTGGACTTGATCTGCTCCATGGCGAAGCTGGAACTCATGTCGGTGATGCCCGACAGCTGAATGAGCTTTTTGTAGACGGCGTCGTAGCCTGCAATGTCCGGCACCACGATTCGCAGCATGTAATCGGTGTCACCCGCCATGCGGTAGCACTCGACCACCTCGGGCAACGTGGCGATCAGGTCGTGAAACCGCCCCAGCCACTGGGCGTTGTGCTGGTTGGTGCGGATCGCGGCGAAGACTGTCACCGCGACGTTCAACTGCGCCGGGTCAAGCAATGCAACCCGGCCACGAATCACGCCCTGCTCTTCGAGCTTCTGCACTCGACGCCAGCACGCGGTGCTGCCAAGCCCGACACTGTCGGCGACGTCTGCAATCGGGCGTGTGCAGTCGTTTTGCAGGATGCTCAGGATGGCCTGGTCGAATTTGTCCATGGAATGCGCGGTGGCCTCAGTGTTGTCATATGCCGGGAAGTGATAAAGATAGGTCAAAATGAGCAGCGCCGGGAATGATATTCCCCTTAGCACGCCATTAACGAAAATAGATTCTACAAATACGGTAAATCTCCGTGGATGAATCAATTTTTTTTCACCCTGACGCTAGTAGTATTTTCTGCACGACGGACAGCGCAGAAATTCCCATGAAAACACTTCCTTGCTATTTCGATTACGCCGCCACCACACCGGTGGATGACCGCGTCATCCAGGCCATGGTCACGTGCCTGGGCCGCGAAGGCACCTTCGGCAATCCGGCCTCCTCTTCTCACTCTTACGGCAATCAAGCCCGCCAGGCCGTTGAGCTGGCCCGCCGTCAGGTTGCAGAACTGGTGGGCTGCAGTGCCGACGCGCTGGTCTGGACCTCAGGCGCGACCGAATCCAACAACCTGGCGATCAAGGGTATCGCGCTCAACCCGCGCAACGGCGCCCGCCGCCACCTCATCACCAGCACCATTGAACACAAAGCCGTCATCGACACCGTGCGCCAACTCGAGCAAGCCGGTTGCCCGGTGACCTGGCTCGAACCCGACAATCGCGGCCTGATTCACCCCGACGCCGTGCGCCAGGCACTGCGCGACGACACCCTGCTGGTCTCGCTGATGCTGGTCAACAACGAGCTGGGCACTGTGACCGACATCGCCACCATCGGCCAATGGGTCCGTGAACACGGCGCCCTGTTCCACGTCGACGCCGCCCAGGGCGCTGGCAAACTGGCAATCGACCTGAGCACGCTGCCAGTGGACCTGATGTCCTTTTCCGCGCACAAAACCTACGGCCCGAAAGGCATCGGCGCACTCTACGTCGGCGAACGCTCACAGCCGCTGCTCGAGGCGCAGATGCACGGTGGCGGTCACGAACAGGGTTACCGCTCCGGCACCCTCGCCACTCACCAGATCGTCGGCATGGGCGCGGCATACGCACTGGCCAGCGCTGAAATGGACGAGGAAGTGAGGCGTATCAGCGCCTTGTCGGCGCAACTGCGTGAAGGGTTGCTCGGCTTGAGCGGCGTGAGCCTTAACGGCGATGCACAACAGCGCATTCCCCACACCCTGAACGTCTGCATCGACAGCCCGGGGTTTAACGTTGCCAGCCTTGCCAGTGAACTGGCGGTGTCCTCGACCTCTGCTTGCAACTCGGCAAGCAGCAGCGTTTCCCACGTGTTGCTGGCGCTGGGGTTGAGTCAGGCTCAGGCGGGCAGCAGCTTGCGGCTGAGTTTGGGCCGGTATACCGAAGTGGGTGATGTGGAAAAGGCAATTGCGGTGATTGCCGGTAAGGTGAATGCGCCCTCGGCGACGTTTTGGTAAGAGAGCTGGCTGGAGCGAAAGTGGAGCGAAAGGGGACCGATTTATTTACAACGCTTCACCGTAAATTAAGCAATCCCCGATGGCTGCGTTCCAAGCCAACTCAAGGGCAGCGCCCCGCCCCTTTTCGTCTGCGCAATTGACAGGGTCGATCACGTCTCTGTCTAACCCAATGCATCATGTAACGATACTTCATGATCGAGATCGCCATCCTCTAGACATTTATATGGGGCGTCTCCTACCGCTGCCTTCAGCAGGCCATGCAACGCTGGAGTTCTAAGATTGACCTGAAGCCAAAGCGAATGGCGATCCTCCTGAATCACACGCACCTCGTAATGAGCTCCGTTTTTCAAGCTCCAATCTTTTAGATAGACAGATCCCTCGTAGTGTTCAACGTAAAAAGCGCTGGACTTAAGAAAATCCATGACGTGCTGACAGATACTTTCGTCTGCCAATACCAGCCTATACTCATCACTCATAACGTTTTCAACCTCTCCGGACTAACTGTAGGCCAGTAAATAACGTTGAAGAAATGCTTTCCCTTATTTACCTTGCTTGTTTGCGGCAAACTTACTGAGTTCTAAGCCATTCAGCCATTTTTTCGGTGATGCGTTCCAACAAACCCACCCTAGCTATGATAACGAGCTCGCAGCCCATATCTTTATCGAGATACAAAACTAATGGATCAACATCCTCATCGAGAACTATTTTGAGGATTCTACCGGTGATTTCATTTCGTGCGGAGAATACAGGATTTCCGTCTCTGAACGGTGTGCCATCTGAGAAAGCCGTATTATAAAAAGGCGCCTTAAGCTCTTTTATCTCTGTTCCCTCCTCATTGCACGCTAAAAGGAAACGATCGTACAGGTATTGCTCCAGCTGAATATAGCTCTGCTCTTCTCTTAAGTAGTCGTCAAACACTCAATTACTCCGCTAGCCCCATGCCAGTAATTATTTCAACTCCAACTCCATCAGGTTTTTCGCAGGAATGAATATGCTCCACAATCGTCGCGATTGTTTTTTATCAAAAAAATAATGCTTTGCTTTTCTTGGCCAGACGATAACAGCCCCAATAATTAAATCGCCAAGCGATTGGGCAAACTTTGCAGTTTATAATGTAAGTCTTTTTAGTCATGAAATACATGCCCTGCTCCGCCTGATTTTT contains the following coding sequences:
- a CDS encoding cysteine desulfurase family protein, whose translation is MKTLPCYFDYAATTPVDDRVIQAMVTCLGREGTFGNPASSSHSYGNQARQAVELARRQVAELVGCSADALVWTSGATESNNLAIKGIALNPRNGARRHLITSTIEHKAVIDTVRQLEQAGCPVTWLEPDNRGLIHPDAVRQALRDDTLLVSLMLVNNELGTVTDIATIGQWVREHGALFHVDAAQGAGKLAIDLSTLPVDLMSFSAHKTYGPKGIGALYVGERSQPLLEAQMHGGGHEQGYRSGTLATHQIVGMGAAYALASAEMDEEVRRISALSAQLREGLLGLSGVSLNGDAQQRIPHTLNVCIDSPGFNVASLASELAVSSTSACNSASSSVSHVLLALGLSQAQAGSSLRLSLGRYTEVGDVEKAIAVIAGKVNAPSATFW
- the pcsA gene encoding phosphatidylcholine synthase, which encodes MIPIQRIAWLKAWGAHGFTATGVVLAFLATIALFDNQPKACLLWLGFALIVDGVDGSLARKLNVQSVLPHFDGSVLDLVIDYLTYVFIPALFIYRYIPLPEYTLLLTTSIILVSSLFCFCNVEMKSKDNYFQGFPAAWNVVALCVYILSPAPWLTFITVICLALLTVTRMKFLHPFRVRRFMALNIAVTAVWFFCSFLLVMNHPYNASVTLFVWLAMSAYFLGICIWRTSMEWIDKARV
- a CDS encoding Lrp/AsnC family transcriptional regulator produces the protein MDKFDQAILSILQNDCTRPIADVADSVGLGSTACWRRVQKLEEQGVIRGRVALLDPAQLNVAVTVFAAIRTNQHNAQWLGRFHDLIATLPEVVECYRMAGDTDYMLRIVVPDIAGYDAVYKKLIQLSGITDMSSSFAMEQIKSTTQLPLSYTS
- a CDS encoding peptidase U32 family protein, whose product is MSLPKHHLELLSPARDVAIAREAILHGADAIYIGGPSFGARHNAANDVSEIAQLVEFARRYHARVFTTINTILHDNELEPARQLIHQLYDAGVDALIVQDLGVMELDIPPIELHASTQTDIRTLERARFLDQAGFSQLVLARELNLQEIRAIADETDAAIEFFIHGALCVAFSGQCNISHAHTGRSANRGDCSQACRLPYTLKDDQGRVVAYEKHLLSMKDNNQSANLRALVDAGVRSFKIEGRYKDMGYVKNITAYYRQRLDDILEDRPDLARASSGRTAHFFLPDPDKTFHRGSTDYFVTDRKIDIGAFDSPTFTGLLVGVVEKVGKRDFQVVTHEPLSNGDGLNVLVKREVVGFRANIAEPKGEFEEDGEKRYRYRVEPNEMPKGLQLRPNHSLSRNLDHNWQQALQKTSAERRIGLSWVARLREERLELVATSEEGISARVELNGPFGVANKPEQALEQLHDLLGQLGTTEYHATAIELDAPQAFFIPNSQLKALRREVIEKLTAARIQAHPRGARKPETSPPPVYPEAHLSFLANVYNEKARHFYHRHGVQLIDAAYEAHEEKGEVPVMITKHCLRFSFNLCPKQAKGVTGVRTKVAPMQLVHGDEVLTLKFDCKPCEMHVIGKIKGHILGLPHPGSGVQVVGHISPADLLKTIPRTPH